The Gemmatimonadaceae bacterium DNA segment ATCGAAGTATCTGTTTCCGTGGCTTCTGCGCCGTGCGCTCGGGCGCTCGTCGGGCGACGGGGTGGAGCCGAAATACCCGCAACTGCGTCCCGTGCTGCCCGGCTGACCCGCTTCACGCCGGGCCAGAAATGCGCCATACTGGGAAATGGCGACGCTCTACGAAATCCCCGTCACGACGATCGACGGCCGGGACCAGACGCTGGACGCATACCGCGGCCAGGTGCTGCTCGTCGTCAACGTAGCGAGCCAATGCGGCTTCACGCCGCAGTACACGGGACTGGAACGCCTGCAGCGCGAACTGGGTCCGCGCGGGTTCAGCGTGCTCGGGTTCCCCTGCAACCAGTTCGGCGCGCAGGAGCCCGGCGACCCGGAAGAGATCAAGTCGTTCTGCTCGCTACGCTACGACGTGAGCTTCCCGATCTTCAGCAAGGTGGAGGTCAACGGCAGCGGCACGCATCCGCTGTTCGCCAAGCTCAAGCGCGAACGCCGCGGCGTGCTCTGGACCGAGGCGATCAAGTGGAACTTCACGAAGTTTCTCGTCGGCCGTGATGGTCGCGTGCTGGCGCGCTTCGCGCCGAAGGACACGCCGGAGATGATCCGCGGCGCAATCGAAAAGGCGCTGGGGTAGTCCCCCGGCGCCTGTTCGACTGCCTTGCGCTGCCCGCGTCTTGCGCGTTCCGGTTCGCGCTGCGCGCTCAGCGCATTCCGGCCTTGGTGTCCGGATCGCGGCGCAGTCCGTCCACGCTCGGGCCCGGCCGCTGCCGCGGCCATTGCTCGGCCAGCGTCATCCCGTCGTAGAGCCGGCCGTTCTTCATCACCGCGCTGATGCTGTTGGTATTGCGCAGGTCGGCGAGCGGGTCGCGATCGAGGATCACGAGGTCGGCCAGCTTGCCGGCTTCGATTGAACCGAGCTGCTGTCCCAGCCCGATGGCGTCGGCGCCGACGGTGGTCGCCACGCGCAGCACGTCGTGGTTGGACCAGCCGCCTTCCTTGA contains these protein-coding regions:
- a CDS encoding glutathione peroxidase, which codes for MATLYEIPVTTIDGRDQTLDAYRGQVLLVVNVASQCGFTPQYTGLERLQRELGPRGFSVLGFPCNQFGAQEPGDPEEIKSFCSLRYDVSFPIFSKVEVNGSGTHPLFAKLKRERRGVLWTEAIKWNFTKFLVGRDGRVLARFAPKDTPEMIRGAIEKALG